The genomic stretch aaggtcaccaatcATCTACGTGTGTTCAAATCTACTAGATAATTATACATCTCATCTCACAATTGAGTAAGCGCCTAAATTCCAGTAAGGACGCACTTCACATTTGCTCAAGCCCTCTGCTTGGGATTCTCTTCCCTTGGCTTTGTGTGATAATACAACCTactgttttcctccttctttacTGCCACTCTTTAGTCTCAATGCCCTTATCTCTTTGATTTCTAAGTGCTGAGGCCACCCCAGGGCTCCTTGTCtgcccccttctcttctcttctacaGTCCTCAGCCCCAAGTAATTTCATGAAattccatggctttaaataccatctgcaAGTTGATGACTCTCAAATTCACATCTCCAACCGTGACCTGTTTATTGAGTTCTGACTTATATGCCCAATAACCTCATGGTCTTTGACATTTGAATGTCCCATAGGTATCTCAGAATCAAAACTCTTGATTCTCCTCTCTACCCCCAATTCTCATCCAAGCCTCCCCCAAGTCCCCCGCCATCCCTGGGAATGGCTCCATACTAACCACCTTGTTAACTCAAGCAAAAATTCTAGGCACATTTTAATTCCTCTCTATGCCTATCTCCTATTTCCAATTCCTTATCAAgtcttgtgggattttagctctAAAACACATCCTGAACCTGTATACTTTTCACCAGTTCCTCTGCTACCACCCTGGCAATTAAGCCATCAGCTCTTGATTGGACTGCTCCAATAGCCTCCTGACTTGTCTCCCTGCTTTCAGCTCTTGTCCCTTAAAATGTATTATTCTCTGCAGTAGTCaagagtgatctttttttttttaaatatatttatttttacttatttatttttggctgcactgggtcttcagtgctgcgcgcgggctttctctagttgtgacgaccgggggctactcttcattgtggtgcacgggcttctcattgcagtggcttctcttgttgcagagcacgggctctaggcacacgggctctagtagttgtggcacgtgggctcagcagttgtggttcgtgggctctagagcacaggctcagtagttgtggcgcacgggcttagttgctccgcggcacgtgggatcttcccagagcagggcttgaacccgtgtttcctgcactagcaggcggattcttaaccactgagccaccagggaagcccaagagtgatcttttatatatgtaaatcagACCACATCACATCTCTGACCCTTCACTGGTCTCCCAATACATTGAGAATAAAACCAAATTCCTGTTCTTGGTTTGCAAAGCCCTAGATGAGCCAGcctggtggttctcaaagtgtgatttCAGAGCAGCACCTGggaccttgttagaaatgcaaattctcaggccctaccccagacctaaaTAATCAGAAACACAGAGGGTAAAGCCCTGCAATGCACCTTCGACAAAACTCTCCAAGTGCTTCTGATGCATGCTAACGTCTGAGAAATCACTGAGCCAGCCCCTGCCAACCTCCCCTCTGTTTACTCAGTTGCAACTCGCTATGGAATTCACATtagccttccttcccttccttcacaTCTGAGGGGCTTGCAGAGCTGCTCACTCTGCTCCAAATGTTTTCACCACAGAATTTCAAACTGCCTGCTCCTTCGGCGCATCCAGACAGCACATCCAACATTTCCTCCCTGTATAGGTATTCTCTGACCACTCAAAAGGGGAGGCCAACGCCTAGCCCCACCCATTCTCAGCCCACTCTTCACCCAATGGTGCTCAAATGTGGCTACACAATGGACTCGCCTGAGGACTTTTATAAAATGCTGAGGTTCAGGCCCCACACCCGGGAATTCTGATTTACTGGCTATGGGGATTTTAAAATCTCCCCAAGCAATTCTAAAGTGcacccaagtttgagaaccactagtctaGGACAACGCCTGACAGATAGTAGGTATTCAATTAGAGTTAATGATTTACTTTCCTAAGAACTTTGTAATGTCTGAAACACTGCCAGAAGGTTGCTACTTAGGTTAATCAAGTTCGTGTAAATTCAGGAAGTTCTCAGAATCACTCAATGTAACAATCTTAAAAGtagtcccgggcttccctggtggttcagtggttgagagtctgcctgccgatgcaggggacacgggttcgtgcccaggtccgggaagatgccacatgccacggagcggctgggcccgtgagccatggccactgagcctgtgcgtccggagcctgtgctccgcaacgggagaggccacaacagtgagaggcctgcgtaccgcaaaaaaaaaaaaaagtagtccaAAGTTTAATAAtaacttttccaaatttaaatccccattatatatattttttacatccCAACTTAGCTTTATATGGTTAGTATTTTTACAAACATtgcattgcttttttaaaattttatttctctttatacagcaggttcttattaatctattttatacatattagtgtgtatatgtcaacccaaatctcccaattcatcccaccccgccccccactttcccccttgttgtccatacgtttgttctctacatctctgtctctatttctgccttgcaaaacagttcatctgtaccatttttctagattctacaaatacgtgttaatatacgatatctgtttttctctttctgacttacttcactctgtataacagtctctaggtccatccacatttctacaaatgacccaattttgttcctttttatggcagagtaatattccattgaatacatgtaccattttttctttattcattcatcttttgatgggcatttacgttgcttccatgacctggctattgtaaacagtgctgcaatgaacataggggtgcatgtgtctttttgaattatggtcttctatatgcccagtagtgggattactgggccatatttttagttttttaaggaacctccgtactgttctccatagtggctgtatcaatttacattcccaccaacagtgcaagagggttcacttttctccacaccctctccagcatttgttgtttgtagattttctgataatgcccattataaccagtgtgagatgataactcattgtggttttgatttacatttccttcctttgtcatagattatttgactataggtgcatgggtttatctctggactttctatcctgttccatggaactatatttctatttttgtgccagtaccatattgtacCTGTTGTTTACCTctttaggtatgtttattcctaggtattttattctttttgttgcaacagtgaatgggattgttttcttaatttctctttctgatctttttctgttagtgtataggaatgcaagagatttctgtgcattaattttgtatcctgaaactttaccaaattcattgattagctctaatagttttctggtggcatctttaggattatctatgtaaagtatcatgtcacctgcaaacagtaacagttttacttcgtcttctccaatttggattccttttatttctttttcttctctgatttccatggctaggacttccaaagctatgttaaataacagtggtgagagaggacatctttgtcttcttcctgatctcagaggaaatgctttcagtttttcacctttgagaacgatgttggctgtttttttgtaatatatttgtctagttttggtatcagggtgatggtggcctcgtagaatgagcttggaagtgttccttcctctgcaattttttggaagagtttgaNNNNNNNNNNNNNNNNNNNNNNNNNNNNNNNNNNNNNNNNNNNNNNNNNNNNNNNNNNNNNNNNNNNNNNNNNNNNNNNNNNNNNNNNNNNNNNNNNNNNNNNNNNNNgacttttgtttgttggaagatttttaatcacagtttcaatttcattacttgtgattggtctgttcatattttctacttcttcctggttcagtcttggaatgttatacctttctaagaatttgtccatttcttccaggttgtccattttattggcatagagtttcttgtagtagtctcttatgatgttttCTATTTCCGTGGTGTCCTttgtaacttctgctttttcacttctaattttattgatttgagtcctctccctctttttcttgatgaatctggctaatggtttatcaattttgtttatcttctcaaagaaccagcttttagttttattgatctttgctactgttttcttcgtttctatttcctttatttctgctctgatctttatgatttctttccttctgctaactttgggttttgtggtctgtattgctataaccttccctcttagaactgcttttgctgcatcccataggttttggatcgtcgtgttttcgttgtcatttgtctccagatattttttgatttcccctttgatttcttcagtgatctcttggttatatagtaatgtactgtttagcctccatgtgtttatgttttttaccttttttcccctgtaattgatttctaatctcacagcattgtgattggaaaagatgcctgataggatttcaattttcataaatataccaaggcttgatttgtgacccaagatgtgatctatcctgggctTTCATGCGTGGTGCTGCCTACTGCTTGGCCCTGCTGccagcttcctcctccccagTCTTCCCTCAGCCCGCATGCCAGCCAGCTCCGTTATGGTGACCCGCAGTCCCAGCATCgtgattagtgatgatgaaccAGGTTATGACCTAGCTTTATTTTGTATACCTAATCATTATGCTGAGGATTTGGAAAAGGTGTTTATTCCTCATGGACTAATTAtggacaggaccaaatggctGGCTCGAGATGTGATGAAGGAGATGGGAGGCCATCACATCGTGGCCCTCTGTGTGCTCAAGGGGGGCTATAAATTCTTTGCTGACCTGCTGGATTACATCAAAGCAATAAACAGAAATAGTGATAGATCTATACCTAGGACTGTAGATTTTATCAGACTGAAGAGCTACTGTAATGACCAGTCAACAGGTCACATAAAAGTAACTGGTGGAGATGATCTCTCAACTTTCACTGGAAAGAATGTCTTGATTGTTGAAGATATAATTGACACTGGCAAAACAATGCAAACCTTGCTTTCCTTGGTCAAGCAGCATAATCCAAAGCTGGTCAAGGTTGCAAGCTTGCTGGTGAAAAGGACCCCTCGAAGTGTTGGATATAGACCAGACCTTGCTGGATTTGAAATTCCAGACAAGTTTGTTGTAGGATATGCCCTTGACTATAATGAATACTTCAGGGATTTGAATCATGTTTGTGTCATTAGCAAAActggaaaagcaaaatacaaagccTAAGATGAGAGTTCAAGTTGAGTTTGGAAACATCTGGAGTCCCATTGAAATCACCAGGAAAATGATCagatgttctagttctgtggccAGCTGCTTAGTAGAGCTTATTTCATGTATCTTCTAAGGATTTTATCcgttttgtattttagaaaggcCAGTTGCTGCATTCCCTAACTCTTTATTTGCACTAGGAGCCTACAGACTATCAGTTTCCTTTGGGTGGATTGTTGTTTGACGTCTGAATGAAAAATCTCTTAAACCACACCACTActgaatgaaaatattgaaattgtaCCTGTAAGAAACATTGACAGAGAAGaatatattagttttttaattggtattttaatttttatatattcaggaaAGAACAGAAGTGACTGAATATTGTTAATTATACCACTGTGTTTAGAAAAGAAGCAGTCAGTTTCATATCAGTGACAGCATTGAGAGGTATCATTATGTTGGATAAACCATATGTCCTGGAGTTATTTTAGTAGGTTTCAGTAGTATTAACTGTATTTTCCCACTTGTTCAGATTATTTCTGGCAAATCTTTGTCAACAGTTCCTTTTAAATACAGGTAAATAAGTTCTAAAAACCTACCACTTTTTGAAGCCTTCaatgtaaaaatccttaaaataaaggctgtctctttaaaagaaaaaaagaaagatgtgatctatcctggagactgttccgtgtgcacttgagaagaaagtgtaatcttctgttttgggatggaatgtcctataaatatcaattaaatctatctggtctattgtgtcatttaaagcttgtgtttccttattaatttcctgtctggatgatctgtccataaaagtcccccactattattgtgttactgtcgatttcctcttttagagctgttagcatttgccttatgtattgatgtgctcctatactgggtgcatatatatttataactgttatttcttcttcttgaattgatcccttgatcattatatagtgtccttctttgtctcttgtaatgttctttaaagtctattttatctgatatgagtattgctactccagctttcttttgatttccatggcctatctttttccatcccttcactttcagtctgtatgtgtcccaaggtctaaagtgggtctcttgtagacagcatatatagcagtcttgtttttatatccattcaaccagcctgtgtcttttggttggagcatttaatccattcacatttaaggtaattattgatatgtatgttcctattaccattttcttaattgatctgggtttgtttttgtaggtccttttcttctcttgtgtttcccacttagagaaggtttggtggtgctgaattctcttagcttttgcttgtctgtaaagcttttgatttctccatcgaatttgaatgagatccttgccaggtagagtaatcttggttgtagattcttccctttcatcactttaaatatatcatgccactcccttctggcttgtaaaatttctgctgagaaatcggTTATTAttgttatgggagttcccttgtatgttatttgtcatttttcctttgctagttttaacaatttttctttgtctttaatttttgtcaatttgattactatgtgtctcggcatgtttctccttgggtttatcctgcctgggactctctgtgcttcctggacttgggtggctatttcctttcccatgttagagaagttttcgactataatcttttcaaatattttctcgggtcctttctctctctgtcttctctttctgggacccctataatgcaaatgttggtgtgtttaatgttgtcccagaggtctcttaggctgtcttcatttcttttcattcttttttctgttccacggcagtgaattccaccattctgtcttccaggtcactattcttcttccgaggtcctggatcatcttcactatcattattctgaattctttttctagaaggttgcgtatctccacttcatttagttgtttttctgcggttttatcttgttccttcatctggtacatagccctatgccttttcattttgtctatttttctgtgaatgtagtttttgttccacaggctgcaggactatagttcttcttgcttctgctgtatgTCCTCTGGTGGATcaggttatctaagaggcttgtgcaagtttcctgatgggagagactggtggtgggtagagctgggtgttgctctggtgcccagagctcagtaaaactttaatctgcttgtctgctgatgggtgggcctgagttccctccctattggttgtttggcctgaagtgacccagcactggaggctacaggctctttggtggggctaatggcagactctgggagggctcacaccaaggaatacttcccagaacttctgctgtcagtgtccttgtccccgtggcGAGCCACAGCcagctcctgcctctgcaggagaccctccaacactagcaggtaggtctggttcagtctcctatggggtcactgctccttccccctgggtcctgatgcgcacactactttgtgtgtgccctccaagaatagagtctctgtttccctcagtcctgtcaaagtcctgcaacctaatcccactagccttcaagtGGTGATTCTCTGGGAactcctcctcccgttgctggacccgcaggttgggaagcctgacgtggggctcagaaccttcactccagtgggtgaacttctgtggtataattgttctccagtttgtgagtcacccacccagaggttatgggatttgattttattgtgattgcatccCTCGTAcagtct from Physeter macrocephalus isolate SW-GA chromosome 2, ASM283717v5, whole genome shotgun sequence encodes the following:
- the LOC112064559 gene encoding hypoxanthine-guanine phosphoribosyltransferase-like — translated: MVTRSPSIVISDDEPGYDLALFCIPNHYAEDLEKVFIPHGLIMDRTKWLARDVMKEMGGHHIVALCVLKGGYKFFADLLDYIKAINRNSDRSIPRTVDFIRLKSYCNDQSTGHIKVTGGDDLSTFTGKNVLIVEDIIDTGKTMQTLLSLVKQHNPKLVKVASLLVKRTPRSVGYRPDLAGFEIPDKFVVGYALDYNEYFRDLNHVCVISKTGKAKYKA